From the Chitinophagales bacterium genome, the window TGCCTACGCTAAATTTTAAGCGCGTGCAAGTGCCGCTTGGCAACTTTGCAGGAAGCAATATACAACTCATGTTTAGGTGTTCTTGGGGTGGAGGTAAGTATTTTCAAGATATAGATTCAGTGGTGGTGCAAAATGGCGTAAGCGCTGTAGCAGAAGATATAAACGTAAACGATTTTCAAGTATATCCTAATCCTGCAAAAGGCAGGTTGCAGGTAATGTTTAGCAACAGCACTCCGCACGAAATTTCAATTGTAGATGTATCGGGAAAAGAACTTTTTAGGAAGGAAATTGAAAATAATGAAACCATAGATGTTGCAGGATTTTCTTCCGGTATATACTTTTTAAAGGCAGGTGCAACCGTGAAAAAAATAATGGTAGTGCCGCAATAAATGGCTATTTAATGAAATCTCTTACAGCTCTGTAAATAGCAATAATTACAAACACCAATGCCCCCGCGGCTTTACCATAAGGTGTAATATGAAATTGATTATCTGCTAAATGCCCTAAGCCAACGCCAATACCAATTGTAACCGCCATTTCAATAGCCACGGTGGAATATTTCATATAACTGTTTATCGGCTCTTTTTGCTTCATGTCTTAAATGTAGTGAATACAAGGAATACAATAGCACTAAAAGTGAATGCGCGTTAAATAAACTAACTCCGGCAGCAGTACTTTATTTTCAAATTGAATAAAATAGTTTTGCAAAAAATATTCATGAAGCAACTACTTTTTATACTGAGTTTACTGAGCTTGTTTGCATGTAATAATGCCAAGCAGGTAGTAAAATATACACAGCAGCAAGTTTTGGTAAAGGACGATACCTGCCAAACCAACGATTGCACTACCGTGAATTTTAAATACATAAGGTTTGAAGGAATGGCTGCCGATTCGCTTAATAAGATTGTGCAGGAAATGATTGGCTCTTCGTATTTCAACGATTCGTTTGTGGTATATGCTCCTAAAGAAAATGCCGAAAAATTTATTGCCGTATATCGAGAAAGCAGAGACGAATTTCCCGACCATGCAGCGGTTTGGACCTTAGATAAAGATTTGCGCGTAGATACCATTTTTAAGAATGTAATTACCCTTCGCTACGATGAAAGCAGTTTTGCAGGAGGCGCACACGGCAATTATTACACTCAGTTTAATCACTTTCAACTAAAGCCATTTAAAGTGCTGTGGTTAGCAGATTTTTTAAACCAACCGCAAGATACGTTTCAAGTAATTAAAATTGCAGAATCGGTTTTTAGAGAGCAACAAAAATTGGGCGCTTACGATGATTTGGAAGAAGCCGGATTCTTTTTTGAAAAAGGTATTTTTCGCCTAAACGAAAACTTTCATTTTACAGATAAGGGAATTGAATTTCATTTTAATATCTACGAAATTCAGCCGTATGCAAATGGCGAATATGGTTTGCTTATTCCTTACAAAAAAGTGGAGCATTTAATCAATAAAAAAATGCTGCAACCGTTTAATACATCTAATTTAGTTACCTCAATTTTTCAATAATGCAAGAAACTCCTTCTACGTTCGATCGCTTCAACAGTTGGTTACGCGATTCGGTTACAATTAAGTTTTTGATACTCGGATTTTTAATACTGCTGTTGCTTATTCCTTCGAGCATGGTAGATAATCTTATTTACGAACGGCAAAGCCTTCGCGATAGTGCCATTCAAGAAATAAGCAGCAAATGGGGAATGGAGCAAACCATTGGCGGCCCTGTAATTTCGGTGCCTTATACCGCTAGCGTAAAGAACGAAAAAGGAGAAATGGAAGCCAGAACTTACTATGCTCATTTTTTGCCTGAGCATATAAAGGTGAATGGTGAAATTTTTCCGCAAAAGAAATACCGCGGTATTTATGTGGTGGTGCTCTACAATGGTAAACTGCATGTAGAGGGCGATTTCAGCAATTTCAATTTGCAGGCATTAAATGTGGCGCCACAGTTTTTGCAATTCGATAAAGCCTTTGTAAGTGTTGGGTTGAGCGATATGAAGGGCATTAAAGAAAATATATTGTTGAAATGGAATGGAGAAGAAAAGCTTTTTGGCCCTGGTATTCCATCTGCCGATATTTTTAGTTCAGGCATAAGCGTGCCTATAAATTTAAGTACAGAAAGTTCATATAAGTTTAGTTTCGATATAGATATAAATGGTAGTGAGCGTATGCGCTTTTTACCATTCGGTAAGGTAACAGAAGTAGCGCTAAAAGGCAATTGGGGCGATCCTTCGTTTGAAGGTGCTTTTTTGCCCGATAAAAAAGAAATTACGGCTACTCATTTTACTGCTGCATGGAAGGTGTTGCAGCTAAACAGAAACTATGCGCAGCAAGGAGTTGGCGCATTTTTACCATTTGCAGGAAACAAGTTTAGTGAAGAAGAGAACTTGCGAGGTTCATTTGGTGTAAAACTCCTAATTCCTATTGATGAATATCAAAAAACAATGCGCAGTTCTAAGTACGCTATCATGTTTATTTGCTTAACATTCCTTACGCTCTTTTTTACCGAAATCTTAAACAGAAAACTTATTCATCCTATTCAATACTTATTGATTGGTTTTGGAGTAGTGTTGTTTTATGTTTTACTGCTTTCTATCAGCGAGCATTTAAAATTCGATTGGGCATACCTTATTGCAGGTTTAAGTATTCTTTCACTCATTGTTTTTTATGTGTGGAGTATGTTGCGCCATGTAGGTTTAACGGCTGTGGTAGGAGGTGTGGTAACGGTGCTTTATTTGTTTTTTTACTCGTTGCTGCAATTGGAACAGTATGCGTTGCTGTTTGGCAGCATTGGTTTGTTGCTAATCTTAGCTACGGTAATGTTTCTCACTAGAAACATCAATTGGTATAAGTTACATGAAGGGGAAGGGAGAAACTCCTAATGTACTTATTTTTTCAGCGCTTTGGTGGCATTTACATCTAAGCGCTTCCCGTTTTTATAGGCAATAACAAAGGCATCGGGAAAGCCGTTTGCAGCAGCTTTAGATTGTAGTTTTTCGGCTTCTTCGTAGCTGTTGAATTTTCCGGCCATAAAACGGTGTATGCCATTGGGAAGTGTTTCTACTTCTATATTTCCAAACAGCGGTTGTAATTTAGGATAAGCAGAAAGCGGTTTAGCCGAAGCTAAAAGTTGCAAGTAAAAGGCATATTCACTTTGCACAGAAGCAGCGGTTGCAGGTACTTCTTTTTTAGTAGAGGCAGTGGATGCTTGTTGGTTGGAATTGTTATTGCTTGGCTTGGTTGCCGATGTAGCAGCGGGCTGGGTGGAAGCAGCAGCGGTTTCCTGCCGGGCTGTTTTAGCAGCTGTTGGTTGGGCAGTTATTGGTGTTTCGTCATCGTTAGTAGTTGCCTTTTTGGGTGGCGTATTGGTATTGGCAATAATAGAATTATCGGCTTCTTGGTTGCTGCTTGTTTTGGTGGCAGTTGTATTGGTAGCTACTTTCGTACCTTTTTCGATGGTGTTTTTATAGTCGGTAAAGGCATTAAAAATACCATCGGCAATTTCTTCTTGACCCTTACTGCTGGCTAAATATTTTTCTTCGGTAGGGTTAGAAATAAAACCAATTTCTGCCAATAGCGAAGGCATAGAAGTTTTGTAGAGTACAAAGAAACCGGCCTGCTTTACACCCCTGCTTTTGTGCATACCGGTAAGTTTTGTTTCTATGCGTGCGGCAATATCAATACTTTGGTCTAAAAAAGCATTTTGCTTCATGCTCATAATGATGTGTCCTTCGGGAGAATTGGGATTGAAATCATAGTTTTTATCCACATCATCTTCTAACTCAATAACGGCATTTTCGCGTTTGGCAACCTCAAGGTTATCTTCAGATTTGTGCAAGCCGAGTACATACGTGCTGCTGCCTGTGGCAGTGCGGTTGGTAGAGGAGTTGCAATGGATAGAAATAAACAAATCTGCCTTGTTTTTATTGGCAATATTGGCTCTTTCTACTAAGGGGATAAATACATCGGTACTGCGTGTGTAAACGATTTTTACTTCAGGGAAGGCTTCTTTTACTTTTTTGCCTAAGTTGAGTGCCACAGCGAGCGCTACGTCTTTTTCTTGGGTTTTGTTTAACCCAATTGCTCCGGGGTCTTTTCCGCCATGCCCTGCATCAATTACAATAGTTTTTACTGTAAAATGCGGAGTAGCAATGCTCACTTTTACCAACAATACACTCAAAAAAAATAATATAAACGCAGTACGCACGTTTCGTGTTTTTTTAGCTTTGATGCCTGAATAAATAAAATCCACATTACACAAGGTCAAAAATATACTTCTTATTATCTTCTAAAACTGTTGAATATCACCACAGTTGCGCTATTGTCTATTTTTTTATTTTCAACAAGTGCAGTGGCGCAGCAGGGCGGAAAATCTACTTCTACCCGCCAGGCTTTAATGGGTGTGCGCGATACTTTGGCGGTTGCCGATACGCTTGCACCTAAGCGCGATACTGCCAAGGTAGAAAAGGTAGATACGCTTGCTTTAAAATTTGCAGATAGCGAGATTAAGAACCCTATCAACTACACTGCCGAAGATTCAATTGTGTATGATTTAGAAACGCGCACCATGCTGTTGTACAATAAGGCAGATGTAAAGTACGATAACATTGCGCTGGCAGCCGATTCTGTAGAGTTCGATTGGAAAACATTTACACTTTCTGCCGGAGGAAAGAAAAACGATTCTACCGGAGAGGTATCGGGCAAGCCGGTGTTTACTGAATCGGGAAAAGAGTATCGCGCAGGGCGAATGGCATACAATTTCAAAACCAAGCGCGGAAAAATTTTTGATGTAATTACCCAAGAAGGCGAGGCGTATATTCATAGTGAAGCTGTGAAGCGAAATGAATTTGAAGAATGGTATAGCCTTAGAGCCAAATACACTACATGTAATTTAGATCACCCGCATTTTTATTTTCAGTCTAAGAAGGTAAAAGTGGTGCCCAATAAAGTATTGGTTACAGGACCCGCCAATTTGGTGGTGGGTGGGGTGCCAACACCTTTGTTTATTCCTTTCGGTATTTTTCCGGCAAAGCAGGGCAGGCGTTCTGGTTTAATTATTCCTAAGCCGGGGCAAGATGTGCAGTATGGATTTTTCTTGCGCGAAGGCGGTTATTTTTGGGCTGTAAACGATTATTTCAATTTGAAGTTTACGGGCGATGTTTTCACCAATGGTACTTTTGGTGTAAATGTGGGTTCGCAGTATAAAGTAAACTACAAGGCCAGCGGTAATATTGCTTTTACTTATTACCGTACCCAGCCTGCCGATCCGGATTTGCCCAATGCAAAGGCCACCAATGCTTTTGGCTTTCAATGGAATCATACGCAAGACCCAAAGAGTATGCCCAACTCTAATTTTTCGGCAAACATAAATGCACAGAGTAGTAATTTTTACAATGCTTCCCGCGTAACCGATTCGCGTGTGTTGCAAACGCAGTTTAATTCCGGAGCTTCGTTTTCGCGCGTGTTTCCGGGCAAGCCGGTTTCGCTTTCGCTAAACTTTAACCATGCTCAAAATTTGTTGAACAAAACGGTGAGTATTCAGTTTCCTGTATTCCGTTTGAATGTGTCGCGCATTACTCCGTTTAAACAAAAAATATCAACCGGAAAACCAAAGTGGTTCGAGAATATCGGTTTTCAGTATTCGTTTGAAGCTAAGGCTGTGCTGAATACATACGATAGTTTATTTTTTAGGAAAGAGACTTTTACAAGAGATTTAAAGTATGGTATCAACCAGAACTTTTCAATAGATGCACCTATTACTTTTTTTAAGTACTTCAATTTTAATCCGGCATTCAACTATCAAGAACGATGGTATTTTCAAAAAGAAACCAAGCAGTGGAATCCGGATACTGTGTATGTGGTAAATGAAGGCACCGGAAAAATAGATACGCTCAACGGAAGAGTGCTCAACGATACTACTTTTGGTTTTTATGGAGTGCGCGATTTTTCGGTATCGGCTTCGCTTACTACTAAAGTTACGGGTGTATTTAATTTTAAGGGAAAATGGGTGAAAGCAATACGGCATATTTTTACGCCTTTGGTGGCATTTACTTACAAGCCCGATTTTGGTTCGCCACTATGGAAATACTATACCAATGTGCAGTCGAATGCGCAAGGCGATATGCTTAATTATTCACCTTATCAGATTTCTAATCCTGTGGGTTATGGAATACCATCGCAGGGGCAGGTTGGGCAAATTAGTTTTCAGTTAAATAACAACTTTGATGTAAAGGCGTATTCTAAAAAAGATACGGTAAATCATGTGCAGTATCTTGGCATTTTGGAGCGTTTTAATATCAGTGGCGGCTATAACTTTTTGGCCGATTCTTTGCGCTTGCAGCCGTTTGTATTTGCAGGTAACTCACGCATTTTAAGCAACTTGGTGTTAAACTTTAATTTTGTTTTCGATCCTTACGCTACCGATTCCAATAACCGAAAAATAAATACATTCTATTACAGTAAAACGGGGCAGTTGCTGCGTTTTTCATCGGCTAATTTTGCGTTGAATGCTACGTTCCAAGGTAAGCGTAAAAGCGGTGCTGCTGCGGCTGCTCCACTGCCTAAGGGTATGAGCGATTATGTGTCGCTTAATCCCGATGATTATTACGATTTCAATATTCCGTGGACGGTAAATGTGGCGTATAACTTTGATATTACACGCGGTACAGTGCAAAATCCCGATACGGTGGTTACCACACAATCGCTGCGTGTTGCCGGAGATTTTAACCTAACGCCCAATTGGAAATTTGCAGTTAGCACGGGGTTCGATTTTATGCAGAAGTTGCCTTCGCTTACCAATCTTTCGGTAATAAGAAATTTACATTGCTGGGAGCTGAGCTTTAACTGGACGGCCTTTCCGGTACAGTTGCAGCAATTTGTAATTGAACTGAAAGTAAAATCGAGTGTGTTGCAGGATTTGAAACTTACGCGCAGGCGTACCTTCTTGCAAGGTGGTTTTTAGCCACGCAATTTTTGAAGAAAGGCTTCTAACTCTGCTTCGGTTTTAAACTTTACTTCGCGGGCTTTACTGCCCACGTTTTCACCAACAATTCCTGCTTCTTCGAGTTGATCCATCAAGCGTCCGGCACGGTTGTAGCCCAGTTTCATTCTGCGTTGAATAAGCGAAGTAGAGCCTACTTGGTTTTGAACAATTATTCTGGCGGCATCTTCAAATAATTCATCGCGTTCTCCATCGGCAAAGAAATCGTCTTCGCCTCCGCTTCCTTTTTCGCTTTTAGGGTCAATATATTCAGGTAGTTCAAATGCAGTTGGGTAGCCCAATTGCTCTGCAATATAATTGCGCACCATTTCAACTTCTGGTGTATCTACAAAACCGCATTGTAAGCGCAGCATATCGCTGCCTACGCTCAAAAGCATATCGCCTCTACCAATAAGTTGTTCTGCTCCACCTTGGTCTAAGATAGTTCTGGAATCTATTTTAGAAGTTGTTTTAAATGCAATGCGCGCTGGGAAGTTGGCTTTAATAGTACCTGTAATAATATTTACCGAGGGGCGCTGTGTGGCCAAAATTAAGTGAATACCAATGGCGCGTGCCAACTGTGCCAAGCGGGCAATAGGCATTTCTACTTCTTTGCCTGCCGTCATAATTAAATCGGCAAATTCATCTACTACCAACACTATGTAAGGCAAAAATTTATGCCCGTTTTGCGGATTTAGTTTACGGCTAATAAACTTGGCATTGTATTCTTTAAGGTTGCGCGCTCCTGCTTTTTTCAGCAATTCGTAGCGGCTGTCCATTTCTACGCAAAGTGCATTGAGTGTAGTAACTACTTTTTTGGTGTCGGTAATAATGGCATCGGCTTCGCCAGGCAGCTTAGCAAGGAAGTGTTTTTCTAATGCTTCGTATAAACTCAATTCTACCTTTTTGGGATCTACCAATACAAATTTTAATTGCGAAGGATGTTTTTTGTAAAGCAATGAAACTATAATAGAGTTGATACCAACCGATTTTCCTTGCCCTGTGGCGCCCGCCATAAGCAAGTGTGGCATTTTGGCAAGGTCGGCTACGTAAATTTCGTTGCTAATAGATTTACCCAAGCAAATAGGTAAATCGGCTGAGGTGTTTTGAAATTTATCGCTCGCCAAAAGGCTTTTCATGGAAACTATTTCTTTATTGATGTTAGGCACTTCAATACCAATAGTTCCCTTGCCCGGAATAGGTGCAATAATGCGGATTCCAAGTGCTGCAAGGCTTAGAGCAATATCGTCTTCTAGGTTTTTAATTTTTGAAATGCGCACACCCGGTGCCGGCACTATTTCATACAAAGTTACAGTAGGCCCAACTGTGGCTTTAATTTTTGAAATCTCAATTTGGTAGTTGTTGAGTGTGGCAACAATTTGATTTTTATTGCGCTCTAACTCTTCTTTGTCTAGGTTTATTTTTTCGGAACCGTGCTCTTCGAGCAAGTTCAATGTGGGCATTTTGTAATTCGATAAATCTTCGGTGGGGTCGTAAGGTGTGGTGAGGTTGTGGTTTTGTACCACTACTTCTTCTTGTTCTCCGGTTTCAACAATATCTAAATCTAAGTTTTCTTCAACACTTGCAGGCGGTGCAACCACTTTGTTTTGCACGGTTACTACTTCTATGGTTTCATCAAATTCGAGATCGAGCGTGTTGGTATCCGTTTCTTTTTCGAGGTTATCTTTTGCAAAAATATTCTCGGAAGGGTCGCGATAATCGGGGGCGAAATCTACGGCTTGCGCAGTAGCGTTTTCTACTGAGGGTGCAATGGGTTGCTCTTTGCGTTTAAACCAGTGCAGCATATTGCCAAAGCTAATGTTGTAAATAGCTACGCCAATTACCAGTGCGGCAACAACTAGGGTTGCAAATACTCCGGGAATGCCTACTAAACCGGTAAGCCAGCCATAGCTTCCGGTTAAGAAATTACCAATGGCACCGCCCCACGCCAATACCGATTGTGGAAAGACCAAATAGTTGGTGAAGGCTAGTGCAGCAGAAAACCAAATGGCGAGCATAAGACCGTTTATGCTCATTTTGAGCACGTTGAAAATTCTTTTTTGCAACAGCAAGTTGAAGCCCGCGGCAAACGAAATGGCAACAACAATAAAAGATGAAAAGCCAAAGAGATTATTGAAAAACAAATTAGCTAATACAGCGCCCAATCTGCTCAGTGCATTTTTAGCTTTTACAGAATCATCGGTAAGTGTTTCTAATGAATTTCCATGAATGAGCGATTGATCTTCTTCTACGGTAAAGAGGAAAGAAGTGAGTGCTACTGCCAAAAAAAATGAAAATAGCAGCAGCAGCAGACCTGTAATTTTTAAGGCGCGTCCGTCCTTTAAAAAGTTGGGTTCTTCAACCGGAGTATCAAAGTTTTCTTCCTTTTTTTTCACGGTTTTTTTGTTGGTGTTATCTTTTGACTGTTTAGGCTTTTGAGGTTTTTCTTTAGCTTCTTCAGCTATATCCGGTTCTTGGGTGGCAGCCTTCTTTTTTTTCTCTTTAAATGTATTTTCAAAAACAACTTCTTCCATGGATGCTAATTCAACGAAACGAAATTTCGTTCATTGCATTCATATTGGTGCAAAACGATATAAACAGGCAAGAAAGTGTGTATAGGGAATTGTACCATTAGCCAAGCAGCGGTTGCGATAGATAGCGTACGCTGCTTGCTTTTTAAGCCTCGTATTTTTCTAAAATCATGGCATGGCCGTGTCCTCCGGCTGCACAGGCGGTAATGAGTGCGTATTTGCCATTTTCGTGGTGCAAACGGTTAGATGCAGTGGTTACTAAACGCGCACCGGTGGCTCCAAATGGATGACCGATGGAAAGTGAACCGCCCCAAAGGTTAAATTTGTCCATTGGGATATTTCCGATGGCTTT encodes:
- a CDS encoding AtpZ/AtpI family protein — protein: MKYSTVAIEMAVTIGIGVGLGHLADNQFHITPYGKAAGALVFVIIAIYRAVRDFIK
- a CDS encoding DUF4163 domain-containing protein, with amino-acid sequence MKQLLFILSLLSLFACNNAKQVVKYTQQQVLVKDDTCQTNDCTTVNFKYIRFEGMAADSLNKIVQEMIGSSYFNDSFVVYAPKENAEKFIAVYRESRDEFPDHAAVWTLDKDLRVDTIFKNVITLRYDESSFAGGAHGNYYTQFNHFQLKPFKVLWLADFLNQPQDTFQVIKIAESVFREQQKLGAYDDLEEAGFFFEKGIFRLNENFHFTDKGIEFHFNIYEIQPYANGEYGLLIPYKKVEHLINKKMLQPFNTSNLVTSIFQ
- the creD gene encoding cell envelope integrity protein CreD — encoded protein: MQETPSTFDRFNSWLRDSVTIKFLILGFLILLLLIPSSMVDNLIYERQSLRDSAIQEISSKWGMEQTIGGPVISVPYTASVKNEKGEMEARTYYAHFLPEHIKVNGEIFPQKKYRGIYVVVLYNGKLHVEGDFSNFNLQALNVAPQFLQFDKAFVSVGLSDMKGIKENILLKWNGEEKLFGPGIPSADIFSSGISVPINLSTESSYKFSFDIDINGSERMRFLPFGKVTEVALKGNWGDPSFEGAFLPDKKEITATHFTAAWKVLQLNRNYAQQGVGAFLPFAGNKFSEEENLRGSFGVKLLIPIDEYQKTMRSSKYAIMFICLTFLTLFFTEILNRKLIHPIQYLLIGFGVVLFYVLLLSISEHLKFDWAYLIAGLSILSLIVFYVWSMLRHVGLTAVVGGVVTVLYLFFYSLLQLEQYALLFGSIGLLLILATVMFLTRNINWYKLHEGEGRNS
- a CDS encoding N-acetylmuramoyl-L-alanine amidase encodes the protein MSVLLVKVSIATPHFTVKTIVIDAGHGGKDPGAIGLNKTQEKDVALAVALNLGKKVKEAFPEVKIVYTRSTDVFIPLVERANIANKNKADLFISIHCNSSTNRTATGSSTYVLGLHKSEDNLEVAKRENAVIELEDDVDKNYDFNPNSPEGHIIMSMKQNAFLDQSIDIAARIETKLTGMHKSRGVKQAGFFVLYKTSMPSLLAEIGFISNPTEEKYLASSKGQEEIADGIFNAFTDYKNTIEKGTKVATNTTATKTSSNQEADNSIIANTNTPPKKATTNDDETPITAQPTAAKTARQETAAASTQPAATSATKPSNNNSNQQASTASTKKEVPATAASVQSEYAFYLQLLASAKPLSAYPKLQPLFGNIEVETLPNGIHRFMAGKFNSYEEAEKLQSKAAANGFPDAFVIAYKNGKRLDVNATKALKK
- a CDS encoding LPS-assembly protein LptD — its product is MSIFLFSTSAVAQQGGKSTSTRQALMGVRDTLAVADTLAPKRDTAKVEKVDTLALKFADSEIKNPINYTAEDSIVYDLETRTMLLYNKADVKYDNIALAADSVEFDWKTFTLSAGGKKNDSTGEVSGKPVFTESGKEYRAGRMAYNFKTKRGKIFDVITQEGEAYIHSEAVKRNEFEEWYSLRAKYTTCNLDHPHFYFQSKKVKVVPNKVLVTGPANLVVGGVPTPLFIPFGIFPAKQGRRSGLIIPKPGQDVQYGFFLREGGYFWAVNDYFNLKFTGDVFTNGTFGVNVGSQYKVNYKASGNIAFTYYRTQPADPDLPNAKATNAFGFQWNHTQDPKSMPNSNFSANINAQSSNFYNASRVTDSRVLQTQFNSGASFSRVFPGKPVSLSLNFNHAQNLLNKTVSIQFPVFRLNVSRITPFKQKISTGKPKWFENIGFQYSFEAKAVLNTYDSLFFRKETFTRDLKYGINQNFSIDAPITFFKYFNFNPAFNYQERWYFQKETKQWNPDTVYVVNEGTGKIDTLNGRVLNDTTFGFYGVRDFSVSASLTTKVTGVFNFKGKWVKAIRHIFTPLVAFTYKPDFGSPLWKYYTNVQSNAQGDMLNYSPYQISNPVGYGIPSQGQVGQISFQLNNNFDVKAYSKKDTVNHVQYLGILERFNISGGYNFLADSLRLQPFVFAGNSRILSNLVLNFNFVFDPYATDSNNRKINTFYYSKTGQLLRFSSANFALNATFQGKRKSGAAAAAPLPKGMSDYVSLNPDDYYDFNIPWTVNVAYNFDITRGTVQNPDTVVTTQSLRVAGDFNLTPNWKFAVSTGFDFMQKLPSLTNLSVIRNLHCWELSFNWTAFPVQLQQFVIELKVKSSVLQDLKLTRRRTFLQGGF
- a CDS encoding DNA translocase FtsK 4TM domain-containing protein, producing the protein MEEVVFENTFKEKKKKAATQEPDIAEEAKEKPQKPKQSKDNTNKKTVKKKEENFDTPVEEPNFLKDGRALKITGLLLLLFSFFLAVALTSFLFTVEEDQSLIHGNSLETLTDDSVKAKNALSRLGAVLANLFFNNLFGFSSFIVVAISFAAGFNLLLQKRIFNVLKMSINGLMLAIWFSAALAFTNYLVFPQSVLAWGGAIGNFLTGSYGWLTGLVGIPGVFATLVVAALVIGVAIYNISFGNMLHWFKRKEQPIAPSVENATAQAVDFAPDYRDPSENIFAKDNLEKETDTNTLDLEFDETIEVVTVQNKVVAPPASVEENLDLDIVETGEQEEVVVQNHNLTTPYDPTEDLSNYKMPTLNLLEEHGSEKINLDKEELERNKNQIVATLNNYQIEISKIKATVGPTVTLYEIVPAPGVRISKIKNLEDDIALSLAALGIRIIAPIPGKGTIGIEVPNINKEIVSMKSLLASDKFQNTSADLPICLGKSISNEIYVADLAKMPHLLMAGATGQGKSVGINSIIVSLLYKKHPSQLKFVLVDPKKVELSLYEALEKHFLAKLPGEADAIITDTKKVVTTLNALCVEMDSRYELLKKAGARNLKEYNAKFISRKLNPQNGHKFLPYIVLVVDEFADLIMTAGKEVEMPIARLAQLARAIGIHLILATQRPSVNIITGTIKANFPARIAFKTTSKIDSRTILDQGGAEQLIGRGDMLLSVGSDMLRLQCGFVDTPEVEMVRNYIAEQLGYPTAFELPEYIDPKSEKGSGGEDDFFADGERDELFEDAARIIVQNQVGSTSLIQRRMKLGYNRAGRLMDQLEEAGIVGENVGSKAREVKFKTEAELEAFLQKLRG